Proteins encoded in a region of the Corynebacterium breve genome:
- the trpB gene encoding tryptophan synthase subunit beta, translating into MTDLSRDGGSTILPAYFGEFGGQFVPESLIPALDQLEQAFVDAWNDEEFMTEYRAILRDYLGRPTPLTECLNLPDGKKHARIFLKREDLVHGGAHKTNQVIGQALLAKKMGKHRIIAETGAGQHGTATALVCALLDMECVIYMGKKDMARQQPNVYRMELMGAKVVGVDSGAGTLKDAVNEALRDWSATFHDTHYLLGTAAGPHPFPTIVREFHRVISEEAKAQMLERTGGLPDVVVAAVGGGSNAIGMFAEFIDDEGVELVGTEPGGEGMNSGKHGAAIAAGHVGILHGTKSYLMRNADGQIEESYSISAGLDYPAVGPQHAHLAQTGRAQYVPVTDQEALEAFQMLSRREGIIPALESSHAFAYALKRAAEAEANGEDIKILVSLSGRGDKDVDHVRRTLEDNPDYVLKED; encoded by the coding sequence ATGACCGATCTATCTCGTGACGGCGGCAGCACCATTCTCCCCGCCTATTTCGGTGAATTTGGCGGACAGTTCGTCCCCGAGTCCCTTATCCCTGCGCTCGATCAGCTGGAGCAGGCCTTCGTCGATGCGTGGAATGATGAAGAGTTCATGACTGAGTACCGCGCCATCCTGCGCGACTACCTCGGTCGCCCGACCCCGCTAACCGAGTGCCTCAACCTCCCCGACGGCAAGAAGCACGCGCGAATCTTTCTCAAGCGCGAAGATCTGGTTCACGGCGGTGCTCACAAGACCAACCAGGTGATCGGCCAAGCCCTGCTGGCAAAGAAGATGGGCAAGCACCGCATCATCGCGGAAACCGGCGCGGGCCAGCACGGCACCGCAACCGCCCTTGTCTGCGCGCTTCTGGACATGGAGTGCGTCATCTACATGGGCAAGAAAGACATGGCGCGTCAGCAGCCAAACGTCTACCGCATGGAGCTAATGGGTGCCAAGGTAGTCGGAGTCGACTCCGGAGCCGGCACCTTGAAGGACGCAGTGAACGAAGCGCTGCGCGACTGGAGCGCCACCTTCCACGACACCCACTACTTGCTTGGTACCGCGGCGGGCCCACACCCATTCCCGACCATCGTGCGCGAGTTCCACCGCGTGATCTCCGAAGAGGCGAAGGCGCAAATGCTCGAGCGCACCGGCGGCCTCCCGGATGTCGTCGTCGCCGCCGTGGGTGGCGGATCGAACGCGATTGGCATGTTCGCCGAGTTCATCGATGACGAAGGCGTGGAACTTGTCGGTACCGAGCCAGGGGGCGAGGGCATGAATTCCGGCAAGCACGGCGCGGCGATTGCGGCGGGCCACGTCGGCATCCTTCATGGCACCAAGTCCTACCTCATGCGCAACGCCGACGGTCAGATCGAGGAATCCTACTCCATCTCCGCTGGGTTGGATTACCCGGCCGTAGGCCCGCAGCATGCGCACCTGGCGCAGACCGGCCGTGCACAGTACGTTCCAGTTACCGACCAGGAGGCTTTGGAGGCATTCCAGATGTTGTCTCGTCGTGAAGGCATCATCCCAGCCCTCGAGTCCTCCCACGCCTTTGCATATGCGCTGAAGCGCGCCGCAGAGGCCGAGGCGAATGGCGAGGACATCAAGATCCTCGTTTCCCTGTCCGGCCGTGGCGACAAGGACGTAGACCACGTCCGCCGGACCTTGGAGGACAACCCTGACTACGTCCTAAAGGAGGACTAA
- a CDS encoding MerR family transcriptional regulator — MKIKELADLTGTTVWAIRHYHHIGLLPVPTNRGVRDYDLDHAVRLVRIRALAESGIALTAIKEILDESSGNLEAQCAAAEAEIDARITELQLQKQRLATIRANTDPAEFRVNRSPRLDEFYRQVYARTDDSIHPLVDMERRAAEVVVGIPSLGLVLEGWLSNMSVARLEATADLYALFAELPQVSESEAEALISTGLERYHDTFDHSWGLSPTEWSLAVARMLRIPGLSKLLFSVFPHPHHRMCIQRFLEHMDSHTTKDVSRETSEKAEA; from the coding sequence ATGAAAATCAAAGAACTTGCGGATCTCACGGGCACCACAGTCTGGGCGATTCGCCACTATCACCACATAGGGCTACTGCCCGTACCGACGAATCGGGGAGTGCGCGACTACGACCTCGACCACGCCGTACGCTTGGTTAGAATCCGTGCACTCGCCGAGTCCGGCATCGCTTTGACCGCCATAAAAGAGATTCTCGACGAATCATCCGGCAACCTCGAAGCCCAGTGTGCAGCAGCCGAAGCGGAGATCGACGCTCGTATCACGGAGTTGCAGCTTCAGAAGCAGCGGTTAGCAACGATACGTGCAAACACCGACCCCGCGGAGTTTCGTGTCAACCGGAGCCCGCGCCTCGACGAATTCTATCGTCAGGTGTACGCCCGCACTGATGATTCAATTCATCCTTTGGTGGACATGGAGCGCCGCGCAGCAGAAGTCGTCGTCGGAATCCCGAGCTTGGGCTTGGTTTTGGAAGGGTGGTTATCCAACATGTCAGTAGCGCGGCTCGAAGCGACAGCCGATCTCTATGCCCTTTTCGCCGAGCTCCCGCAGGTATCTGAGTCGGAAGCGGAAGCGTTAATTTCAACTGGCCTTGAGCGGTACCACGACACATTTGATCACAGTTGGGGCCTGTCACCAACTGAATGGAGTCTGGCCGTTGCGCGGATGTTGCGCATACCTGGGCTGAGTAAATTGCTGTTCTCGGTGTTTCCTCACCCACATCATCGCATGTGTATTCAGCGCTTTCTTGAGCACATGGACTCCCACACCACTAAAGATGTTTCACGTGAAACATCGGAAAAGGCAGAAGCATGA
- the trpCF gene encoding bifunctional indole-3-glycerol-phosphate synthase TrpC/phosphoribosylanthranilate isomerase TrpF, with translation MSKLPTVLEGIVQGRKSHIDEIGARIGHVVVDKLPQSERSLYDSLARGGKGANNFIMECKSSSPSLGMIREHYEPGAIARIYSRYAAGISVLCEPDRFGGDYNHLATVASETHLPVLCKDFIIDPVQIHAARYFGADAVLLMLSVLDDDQYTALADEAARFGMDVLTEVIDEEEVARAIALGAKIYGINHRNLHDLSIDLDRSARLAALLPDEAVVVSESGIRDSETVRRLGGHSNAFLVGSQLTSQPDIDRAARELVYGPNKVCGLTEPSAAQVAKASGAVFGGLVFEEASPRNVSRETSAKIIASEPGLSYVAVSRRTTGWAELVQPGIGAVQIHAPYQGSIDSERALIAQVRSEVGEDVKVWRAVSMTESDGAAVAEALIDDTDRLVLDANAGGSGTQFDWATVPESVKQHALLAGGLNTDNLSEALSVGCAGVDLNSGLEYPTAAGVWAGRKDAGAIREAFSTIRTFSY, from the coding sequence GTGTCTAAACTACCCACGGTTCTAGAGGGGATCGTCCAAGGTCGAAAAAGTCACATTGACGAAATTGGGGCGCGTATCGGCCACGTTGTCGTCGACAAGCTTCCGCAGTCCGAGCGCTCCCTGTACGATTCTCTCGCGCGGGGCGGCAAGGGCGCGAACAACTTCATCATGGAGTGCAAATCGTCGTCGCCTTCGCTCGGCATGATCCGCGAACACTACGAGCCAGGTGCCATCGCACGGATCTATTCGCGCTACGCCGCCGGGATTTCTGTCTTGTGCGAGCCGGATCGGTTCGGGGGAGACTACAACCACCTCGCGACCGTCGCCTCGGAGACCCACCTGCCGGTGCTGTGCAAGGACTTCATCATCGATCCGGTGCAGATCCACGCCGCGCGTTATTTCGGCGCCGACGCGGTTTTGCTGATGCTCAGCGTGCTTGACGACGATCAGTACACCGCGCTTGCCGACGAAGCCGCGCGTTTTGGCATGGACGTTTTGACCGAGGTGATCGACGAGGAAGAGGTCGCTCGTGCGATCGCTCTAGGTGCCAAGATCTACGGTATCAACCACCGCAATCTGCATGATCTGTCGATTGACTTGGATCGTTCGGCGCGGCTTGCTGCCTTGTTGCCCGATGAAGCTGTCGTCGTCTCTGAGTCGGGTATACGCGACTCGGAGACCGTCCGTCGCCTCGGTGGGCATTCCAACGCATTCCTCGTCGGCTCACAGTTGACCAGTCAGCCCGACATCGATCGTGCTGCGCGCGAGCTGGTCTACGGCCCGAACAAAGTGTGCGGGCTTACCGAGCCTTCGGCAGCTCAGGTCGCCAAAGCCTCCGGTGCGGTTTTCGGCGGCCTCGTATTCGAGGAGGCGAGCCCGCGCAATGTTTCACGTGAAACATCCGCCAAAATCATCGCAAGCGAACCCGGCTTGTCCTACGTTGCCGTCTCTCGCCGCACCACGGGCTGGGCTGAGCTTGTTCAGCCGGGTATCGGGGCAGTCCAGATCCATGCACCCTATCAGGGTTCCATCGACTCCGAGCGCGCCCTGATCGCACAGGTCCGCTCCGAGGTAGGGGAGGACGTCAAAGTCTGGCGCGCGGTGTCCATGACGGAATCCGACGGGGCGGCAGTCGCGGAAGCGCTTATCGACGACACCGATCGCCTCGTGCTCGACGCCAACGCTGGCGGATCGGGCACCCAGTTTGACTGGGCCACCGTCCCTGAATCTGTGAAACAGCACGCTCTGCTCGCAGGAGGCTTGAACACTGATAATCTTTCGGAAGCACTGAGCGTCGGCTGCGCAGGCGTTGATCTCAACTCCGGCCTGGAGTACCCAACAGCAGCAGGGGTGTGGGCAGGTCGCAAAGATGCCGGAGCGATCCGTGAAGCATTCTCTACTATTCGCACTTTCTCTTACTAA
- the trpA gene encoding tryptophan synthase subunit alpha has translation MTNRYDRAFVELKEKGEGAFVPFIMLSDPSPEEAIEIVSAVVDAGADAVELGVPFTDPIADGPTIQISHTRALDGGATVDKAIDQVRVLREKYPDLPIGMLIYSNVPYVRGVDSFYKEFHEAGADSILLPDVPVRESKLFTDAAEKHGVNPIFIAPAQASKETLAGVAAHSKGYIYAVSRDGVTGTETVAEPLGLADVVTEAAALGGAPVLVGFGISTPEHVAEVLDSGATGAITGSAITKIVNKYVEGSHPEPGRVTDMDALKAELTEYVQSMKAATKR, from the coding sequence ATGACAAATCGTTACGATAGGGCTTTCGTCGAGCTCAAGGAAAAGGGCGAGGGAGCCTTCGTTCCGTTCATCATGCTCTCCGATCCAAGCCCGGAGGAGGCTATCGAGATCGTCTCTGCTGTTGTCGATGCGGGCGCTGACGCAGTCGAGCTCGGTGTTCCGTTTACAGACCCAATCGCCGACGGTCCGACGATTCAGATCTCTCACACCCGCGCGCTCGATGGTGGCGCCACCGTGGATAAGGCGATCGACCAGGTCCGCGTCTTGCGCGAGAAGTACCCGGACCTTCCAATTGGGATGTTGATCTACTCCAACGTGCCTTACGTGCGCGGCGTGGATAGCTTCTACAAAGAGTTCCACGAAGCTGGTGCCGATTCAATCCTGCTCCCAGATGTTCCTGTCCGGGAATCTAAGCTGTTCACCGACGCAGCTGAGAAGCATGGTGTGAACCCGATCTTCATTGCTCCTGCGCAGGCGTCCAAAGAGACGCTGGCGGGTGTCGCTGCTCATTCCAAGGGATACATTTACGCGGTGTCCCGCGACGGTGTAACTGGTACTGAAACCGTCGCCGAGCCACTCGGGCTTGCCGACGTCGTCACCGAGGCTGCAGCGCTCGGCGGTGCACCGGTCTTGGTCGGCTTTGGCATCTCCACGCCCGAGCACGTGGCTGAGGTGCTCGACTCTGGCGCTACGGGTGCGATTACCGGCTCGGCTATCACCAAGATCGTCAACAAGTACGTCGAGGGCTCCCACCCAGAGCCTGGCCGCGTCACCGACATGGACGCCCTCAAGGCGGAACTGACCGAGTATGTGCAGTCGATGAAGGCAGCGACTAAACGCTAG